The Alosa sapidissima isolate fAloSap1 chromosome 6, fAloSap1.pri, whole genome shotgun sequence genome window below encodes:
- the rnf8 gene encoding E3 ubiquitin-protein ligase rnf8 isoform X1, producing the protein MESTANCISPSTEDEDDVADDEIWCLQRVGRETDWLRLFENAEVTIGRGMDVTHRLLSVTCPLMISRKHCIFKQTTSGQWTVTDNMSVNGVWVNKERIPAGVAHVVEEGNTIWIGVPLSDSPVEYEYTLVRRSLQEVEGCLAKPLCPGMYSYKVIKHKIAKRKRPVDESEVCASPSSKSKLQRSCASNQSPAQRSPLQPLLHPERTPCPAGASQEAGPSEVASAPGKTLAGGGPSSPLVPEVGSQELESSVRHYSHMQALKEQVEDTQKQVHALEGQLQQDSQREKEVSGLRAQLEVLRGQLRCQQEQALSRMKSLEKTYCDEERRLELEKAQQQEDGLRKQLEQALQEHRRVIEELKNSCQGFEEILQAKDKELEEEKEKAKAQKEEVVTQMTEVLESELQCIICSELFIKAVTLNCAHSFCLHCIRSWRQRKDECPICRQAISSEARSLVLDNCIDRMVEQLSADMKQRRLELIAQRKARTPATPPRRSKNRHSSPHHGSQRLSSDDPDSGDDSSISSVNSSIGFPFFGAEDSWDSSLSSSSSSSSSGRSSRDSTSSPIFSSDEEEDEDRDLF; encoded by the exons ATGGAAAGTACCGCAAATTGTatctccccctccacagagGACGAGGACGATGTCGCTGATGATGAAATATGGTGTTTACAACGAGTTGGGAGAGAAACAGATTGGCTCCGTTTATTCGAAAATGCGGAG GTTACCATTGGACGTGGTATGGATGTTACTCATCGGTTATTATCCGTGACATGTCCTCTCATGATATCTAGGAAGCactgtattttcaaacaaaccacCAGTGGTCAATGGACAGTAACTGACAATATG AGTGTAAATGGTGTGTGGGTGAATAAGGAGCGAATACCTGCTGGAGTAGCTCATGTTGTGGAGGAGGGCAACACCATTTGGATTGGGGTGCCCTTGAGTGACTCCCCAGTAGAATATGAATACACGCTGGTTCGCCGGAGCCTGCAGGAGGTGGAAGGCTGCCTGGCCAAGCCACTCTGCCCCGGCATGTACTCTTACAAGGTCATCAAGCACAAAATTGCCAAACGGAAACGTCCCGTGGACGAATCCGAGGTGTGCGCCTCGCCCAGCTCCAAATCGAAGCTGCAACGCAGCTGCGCTTCCAACCAGTCCCCTGCCCAGCGCTCCCCTCTACAGCCCCTGCTGCACCCAGAGAGGACTCCCTGCCCCGCTGGGGCTTCCCAGGAGGCTGGGCCCAGCGAGGTGGCCTCCGCCCCGGGCAAGACTCTTGCAGGGGGTGGCCCAAGCAGCCCCCTGGTCCCGGAGGTGGGCAGCCAGGAGCTGGAGAGCAGCGTGCGGCACTACAGCCATATGCAGGCGCTGAAGGAGCAGGTGGAGGACACGCAGAAGCAGGTGCACGCCCTGGAGGGCCAGCTGCAGCAGGACTcccagagggagaaggaggtgaGCGGGCTGCGCGCCCAGCTGGAGGTGCTCAGGGGCCAGCTGCGCTGCCAGCAGGAGCAGGCCCTCAGCCGCATGAAGAGCCTGGAGAAGACCTATTGcgacgaggagaggagactggAG TTGGAAAAAGCCCAGCAGCAGGAGGACGGATTGCGGAAGCAACTGGAACAAGCTTTACAAGAG CACCGAAGAGTCATTGAAGAACTGAAAAACTCTTGCCAAGGTTTCGAGGAGATTCTACAGGCCAAAGACAAAGAGCTAGAG gaagagaaagagaaagccaaGGCTcagaaggaggaggtggtgaCCCAGATGACTGAAGTGCTGGAGAGCGAACTGCAATGTATCATCTGTTCTGAGCTCTTCATCAAG GCCGTGACTCTGAACTGCGCCCACAGCTTCTGTCTGCACTGCATCCGTTCGTGGCGGCAGCGCAAGGACGAGTGTCCCATCTGTCGGCAGGCCATCAGCTCCGAGGCACGCTCTCTGGTGCTGGACAACTGCATCGACCGCATGGTGGAACAGCTGAGTGCCGACATGAAACAGCGCCGCCTTGAACTCATCGCCCAGAGGAAAG cCCGCACTCCAGCAACTCCTCCCCGGCGGTCGAAGAACCGCCACAGCAGCCCCCACCACGGCAGCCAGCGCCTCAGCAGCGACGACCCCGACAGCGGCGACGATAGCAGCATCAGCAGCGTCAACAGCAGCATCGGCTTCCCGTTCTTCGGCGCAGAGGACAGCTGGGACAGCagcctgtcctcctcctcctcctcctcctcatcgggCAGGAGCAGCAGAGACAGCACCTCCTCCCCCATCTTCTCctcagatgaggaggaggacgaggaccgGGATTTGTTTTAA
- the tmem151ba gene encoding transmembrane protein 151B has product MSLASAVTASESSTTTVPEEDAESPREEQRAVKQSLSKSLCRESHWKCLVLSLLMYCCVGAMAWCLVTKVTRLSFDSAYKGKSMMYHDSPCANGYIYIPLAFLAMLYVVYLVECWHCYSRNELQFKVDVDSVSERIGRMQQATPCIWWKAISYHYVRRTRQVTRYRNGDAYTTTQVYHERVNTHVAEAEFDYGNCGVKDISKRLTGLEGFPVTRLRFTKCFSFANVESENSYLTQRARFFTENEGLDDYMEAREGMHLKNVDFKEYVVAFADPTRLPWYASHGVFWAAAALTFSWPLRVLTEYHTASAHYHVEKLFGFDYVPVTPACEERPPFCRHIPRVNTIDSTELEWHIRSNQQLVPSYSEAVLMDLALGSGGGGGGSNTYASCGAVGGMRIGTFGGYRQNCERCHRAISSSSIFSRSALSICAGGGGPRLPFSASRFSLSRLYGSRRSCLWRSHSGGSLGDHGCPTESTRCLAGPSLSSGATTTGGGAPGEDAAQQQQQTQQQQTPAPPSYQDALYFPVLIVHRNEGCLNHDHRSLHRNGSCVETSL; this is encoded by the exons ATGTCCCTGGCATCGGCTGTGACAGCGAGTGAAAGCAGCACCACCACCGTTCCCGAGGAGGACGCGGAGAGCCCCCGCGAGGAG CAGCGGGCCGTGAAGCAGTCCCTGAGCAAGTCGCTGTGCCGGGAGTCGCACTGGAAATGCCTGGTGCTGTCGCTGCTCATGTACTGCTGCGTGGGCGCCATGGCCTGGTGCCTGGTGACCAAGGTGACGCGGCTGTCCTTCGACAGCGCCTACAAGGGCAAGTCCATGATGTATCACGACAGCCCGTGCGCCAACGGCTACATCTACATCCCCCTGGCCTTCCTGGCCATGCTCTACGTGGTCTACCTGGTGGAGTGCTGGCACTGCTACAGCCGCAACGAGCTGCAGTTCAAGGTGGACGTGGACAGCGTGTCGGAGCGCATCGGGCGCATGCAGCAGGCCACACCGTGCATCTGGTGGAAGGCCATCAGCTACCATTACGTGCGGCGCACGCGGCAGGTAACGCGCTACCGCAACGGCGACGCGTACACCACCACGCAGGTGTACCACGAGCGCGTCAACACGCACGTGGCCGAGGCGGAATTTGACTACGGCAACTGCGGCGTCAAGGACATCTCGAAGCGGCTGACGGGCCTGGAGGGCTTCCCCGTCACGCGTCTACGCTTCACCAAGTGCTTCAGCTTCGCCAACGTGGAGTCAGAGAACTCGTACCTGACGCAGCGTGCGCGCTTCTTCACCGAAAACGAGGGCCTGGACGACTACATGGAGGCGCGCGAGGGCATGCACCTGAAGAACGTCGACTTCAAGGAGTACGTGGTGGCGTTCGCCGACCCGACGCGGCTGCCGTGGTACGCGTCGCACGGCGTCTTCTGGGCTGCGGCGGCGCTCACGTTCTCGTGGCCGCTGCGCGTGCTCACCGAGTACCACACGGCGTCGGCGCACTACCACGTGGAGAAGCTGTTCGGCTTCGACTACGTGCCCGTCACACCGGCGTGCGAGGAGCGGCCGCCCTTCTGCCGCCACATCCCGCGGGTCAACACCATCGACAGCACCGAGCTGGAGTGGCATATCCGCTCCAACCAGCAGCTGGTGCCCAGCTACTCCGAGGCCGTGCTCATGGACCTGGCACTgggcagcggcggcggcggcggcggcagcaaCACCTACGCTTCGTGCGGCGCGGTCGGCGGCATGAGGATCGGGACCTTCGGCGGCTACCGGCAGAACTGCGAGCGGTGCCACCGGGCCATCAGCAGCTCGTCCATCTTCTCGCGGAGCGCGCTCAGCATCTGCGCTGGCGGCGGCGGTCCACGCCTGCCCTTCAGCGCCAGCCGCTTCTCCCTCAGCCGCCTGTACGGCTCTCGCCGCAGCTGCCTCTGGCGGAGCCACAGCGGCGGCAGCCTCGGCGACCACGGCTGCCCGACCGAGAGCACGCGCTGCCTGGCCGGACCGTCGCTCTCCTCCGGCGCCACTACCACTGGCGGCGGTGCTCCCGGCGAAGACGccgcgcagcagcagcagcagacgcagcagcagcagacgccGGCTCCGCCCTCTTACCAGGACGCCCTCTACTTCCCCGTGCTCATCGTGCACCGCAACGAGGGCTGCCTCAACCACGACCACCGCTCGCTGCACCGCAACGGCTCCTGCGTGGAGACTTCCTTATGA
- the tcte1 gene encoding dynein regulatory complex subunit 5 isoform X2 has protein sequence MLHDLLPSHKAYVLEKLPPSLPLEVTANLISDEGYWKKCCVERWGLGDVTAYGNSWKRMFFERHLEKIIELFIPDVTDPKTVLDMVPLCKNYVKKLNISQLLPPIKAPQKADDNDSSDTGSDSGFDGPSMDHFDFGILLDKLIYLEELHLVYGVKGCGMNFEWNLFEFTFRDCESLAKALKQCKTLRVLRILQSKVDNEKCRLLVSYLLDHPSLQDLDLSHNLISDRGARAVGKLLNRSRLRSLNVYDNQIRGAGAEALAYALAKNTSLLTLNLRLNRLGDEGGQAIAQALTKNQTLVNLHLGANQLTEPTAIALSQALVQNNTLKSINLSCNRLGVDGGKVLEEGMSHNDTVVDCDVRLTSIEQESEVCISQILRTNQSRTRRKHTQEPIK, from the exons ATGCTTCATGATCTCCTGCCTAGTCATAAGGCATACGTGCTGGAGAAACTGCCCCCATCCTTGCCACTGGAGGTGACAGCCAATTTGATCAGTGATGAAGGCTACTGGAAGAAATGCTGTGTGGAGCGCTGGGGCCTGGGGGATGTCACAGCCTATGGGAACAGCTGGAAACGTATGTTCTTCGAACGGCACCTGGAGAAAATCATCGAGCTCTTTATCCCCGATGTCACTGATCCCAAGACGGTTCTGGACATGGTTCCACTCTGCAAGAACTATGTAAAGAAACTGAACATCTCCCAGCTCCTGCCTCCCATCAAGGCTCCTCAGAAGGCAGATGACAACGACTCCTCAGACACAGGGAGTGACTCGGGCTTTGACGGGCCCTCTATGGACCACTTTGACTTTGGTATCTTACTGGACAAACTTATCTACCTAGAGGAGCTGCATTTAGTGTATGGGGTCAAAGGGTGTGGCATGAACTTTGAGTGGAACCTTTTCGAGTTCACATTCCGAGACTGTGAATCGCTGGCAAAAGCTCTTAAGCAATGCAAGACCCTAAGG GTGCTCAGAATACTTCAGAGTAAAGTGGACAACGAAAAGTGTCGCCTGCTGGTGAGCTACCTCCTCGATCACCCATCCCTGCAAGACCTTGACCTCTCCCACAACCTCATCAGCGACAGGGGCGCCCGGGCCGTCGGCAAGCTCCTCAACCGGAGCCGGCTGCGCTCGCTGAACGTCTACGACAACCAGATCCGCGGAGCCGGTGCCGAAGCGCTGGCCTACGCCCTGGCCAAGAACACCAGCCTGCTGACCCTCAACCTGCGGCTGAACCGTCTGGGGGACGAGGGTGGACAGGCCATCGCTCAGGCCCTGACCAAAAACCAGACCTTGGTCAACCTCCATCTAGGTGCCAACCAGCTGACCGAGCCCACGGCCATAGCTCTCTCCCAGGCTCTGGTGCAGAACAACACCCTGAAGAGCATCAACCTTTCCTGCAATCGGCTCGGAGTG GATGGGGGCAAAGTTCTGGAGGAGGGCATGTCACATAACGACACCGTAGTGGACTGTGATGTCCGACTCACGAGCATCGAGCAAGAGAGTGAGGTCTGCATCAGCCAGATCTTGCGCACCAACCAGAGCAGGACTCGCAGGAAACATACACAAGAACCCATAAAATGA
- the LOC121711894 gene encoding alpha-1,6-mannosyl-glycoprotein 2-beta-N-acetylglucosaminyltransferase: protein MSVAQCDKMRFRLLRRNLIAFLLVSLVVLILIYTKLAIVSEKPPETPPQDPNTQATVISKFQYGSVMDMRTSVYDSNFKQVIQNDDKFPGDPEVVIVVQVHNRPAYLKMLIQSLGNAADIHKFLIIFSHDYFSQEMADIVQGITFCKVLQIYFPYSRQLYPNEFPGQDPKDCPRDIAKAEAIKSECLNAEHPDSYGHYREASITQTKHHWWWKLHFVWERVHALQGFSGFTIFIEEDNYILPDFYQFFKGMLEHKKSDCPDCDMLALGNHDGLGRFQELSGKLETASWLSTKHNIGMGISREVYYKMMGCNTEYCTYDDYNWDWTLQNLSGTCISKPLKVLVACGSRVLHTGDCGMHKKEACRPEQAQVKVQESLQLAKSALFPQTLAVTDHGSAQHQPHMKNGGWGDIRDHALCKNYAKRL from the coding sequence ATGTCTGTAGCTCAATGTGACAAAATGAGATTCAGACTTCTCCGACGAAACCTGATTGCCTTCCTGCTCGTCTCCCTAGTTGTGCTAATTTTAATATATACAAAATTAGCTATAGTCTCAGAGAAACCTCCCGAGACCCCACCTCAGGACCCCAACACCCAAGCCACTGTCATAAGCAAGTTTCAGTATGGATCAGTCATGGACATGCGCACATCAGTTTATGACAGTAACTTCAAACAGGTTATTCAGAATGATGACAAGTTCCCAGGTGACCCCGAAGTGGTCATTGTTGTGCAAGTTCACAACAGACCAGCTTACCTCAAGATGTTAATTCAGTCATTGGGAAATGCTGCAGATATTCACAAGTTTTTGATCATCTTCAGTCATGACTATTTTTCCCAGGAAATGGCCGATATAGTTCAAGGGATAACCTTCTGCAAGGTTTTGCAAATTTATTTCCCTTACAGCCGACAGCTCTATCCAAACGAGTTTCCTGGACAGGATCCAAAGGACTGTCCACGGGATATAGCCAAGGCTGAGGCCATCAAATCAGAATGCCTCAATGCTGAGCACCCAGACTCCTATGGTCATTACCGGGAGGCGTCTATCACACAGACTAAACACCATTGGTGGTGGAAACTTCATTTTGTGTGGGAGCGGGTACATGCTCTTCAGGGATTCagcggtttcaccatcttcattGAGGAGGACAACTACATCCTCCCTGACTTTTATCAGTTCTTCAAGGGCATGTTGGAGCACAAGAAGTCTGACTGCCCGGACTGCGATATGCTGGCCCTTGGCAACCACGATGGCCTTGGCCGCTTTCAGGAATTGTCAGGCAAGCTGGAGACAGCGAGCTGGCTGTCAACGAAACATAACATTGGCATGGGCATCTCCAGGGAGGTCTACTACAAGATGATGGGCTGCAACACCGAGTACTGCACCTACGACGACTACAACTGGGACTGGACCCTGCAGAACCTTTCTGGGACGTGCATCTCCAAACCCCTGAAGGTGCTTGTGGCATGTGGCTCCAGGGTCCTGCATACTGGCGACTGTGGCATGCACAAGAAGGAGGCCTGCCGCCCTGAACAGGCCCAGGTGAAGGTGCAAGAGTCGCTCCAGCTAGCAAAGTCAGCCCTCTTTCCACAGACTCTCGCCGTGACAGACCACGGCTCTGCACAGCACCAGCCGCACATGAaaaatggggggtggggggacatCCGGGaccatgcactatgcaaaaactATGCCAAACGTCTCTAA
- the tcte1 gene encoding dynein regulatory complex subunit 5 isoform X1: MAETVGAILMDPPVIRRNLAADPRKMRRIIAEDPEWSLAVVPLLTNLCLEHIVSNFEVQPMLHDLLPSHKAYVLEKLPPSLPLEVTANLISDEGYWKKCCVERWGLGDVTAYGNSWKRMFFERHLEKIIELFIPDVTDPKTVLDMVPLCKNYVKKLNISQLLPPIKAPQKADDNDSSDTGSDSGFDGPSMDHFDFGILLDKLIYLEELHLVYGVKGCGMNFEWNLFEFTFRDCESLAKALKQCKTLRVLRILQSKVDNEKCRLLVSYLLDHPSLQDLDLSHNLISDRGARAVGKLLNRSRLRSLNVYDNQIRGAGAEALAYALAKNTSLLTLNLRLNRLGDEGGQAIAQALTKNQTLVNLHLGANQLTEPTAIALSQALVQNNTLKSINLSCNRLGVDGGKVLEEGMSHNDTVVDCDVRLTSIEQESEVCISQILRTNQSRTRRKHTQEPIK; encoded by the exons ATGGCTGAGACTGTTGGAGCGATTCTTATGGACCCTCCAGTAATAAGACGCAACCTCGCCGCTGATCCCAGGAAAATGAGGCGGATAATTGCGGAGGATCCTGAGTGGTCTCTCGCTGTGGTACCTCTTTTGACCAACCTGTGCTTGGAACACATTGTTAGTAACTTCGAAG TACAACCAATGCTTCATGATCTCCTGCCTAGTCATAAGGCATACGTGCTGGAGAAACTGCCCCCATCCTTGCCACTGGAGGTGACAGCCAATTTGATCAGTGATGAAGGCTACTGGAAGAAATGCTGTGTGGAGCGCTGGGGCCTGGGGGATGTCACAGCCTATGGGAACAGCTGGAAACGTATGTTCTTCGAACGGCACCTGGAGAAAATCATCGAGCTCTTTATCCCCGATGTCACTGATCCCAAGACGGTTCTGGACATGGTTCCACTCTGCAAGAACTATGTAAAGAAACTGAACATCTCCCAGCTCCTGCCTCCCATCAAGGCTCCTCAGAAGGCAGATGACAACGACTCCTCAGACACAGGGAGTGACTCGGGCTTTGACGGGCCCTCTATGGACCACTTTGACTTTGGTATCTTACTGGACAAACTTATCTACCTAGAGGAGCTGCATTTAGTGTATGGGGTCAAAGGGTGTGGCATGAACTTTGAGTGGAACCTTTTCGAGTTCACATTCCGAGACTGTGAATCGCTGGCAAAAGCTCTTAAGCAATGCAAGACCCTAAGG GTGCTCAGAATACTTCAGAGTAAAGTGGACAACGAAAAGTGTCGCCTGCTGGTGAGCTACCTCCTCGATCACCCATCCCTGCAAGACCTTGACCTCTCCCACAACCTCATCAGCGACAGGGGCGCCCGGGCCGTCGGCAAGCTCCTCAACCGGAGCCGGCTGCGCTCGCTGAACGTCTACGACAACCAGATCCGCGGAGCCGGTGCCGAAGCGCTGGCCTACGCCCTGGCCAAGAACACCAGCCTGCTGACCCTCAACCTGCGGCTGAACCGTCTGGGGGACGAGGGTGGACAGGCCATCGCTCAGGCCCTGACCAAAAACCAGACCTTGGTCAACCTCCATCTAGGTGCCAACCAGCTGACCGAGCCCACGGCCATAGCTCTCTCCCAGGCTCTGGTGCAGAACAACACCCTGAAGAGCATCAACCTTTCCTGCAATCGGCTCGGAGTG GATGGGGGCAAAGTTCTGGAGGAGGGCATGTCACATAACGACACCGTAGTGGACTGTGATGTCCGACTCACGAGCATCGAGCAAGAGAGTGAGGTCTGCATCAGCCAGATCTTGCGCACCAACCAGAGCAGGACTCGCAGGAAACATACACAAGAACCCATAAAATGA
- the rnf8 gene encoding E3 ubiquitin-protein ligase rnf8 isoform X2: protein MESTANCISPSTEDEDDVADDEIWCLQRVGRETDWLRLFENAEVTIGRGMDVTHRLLSVTCPLMISRKHCIFKQTTSGQWTVTDNMSVNGVWVNKERIPAGVAHVVEEGNTIWIGVPLSDSPVEYEYTLVRRSLQEVEGCLAKPLCPGMYSYKVIKHKIAKRKRPVDESEVCASPSSKSKLQRSCASNQSPAQRSPLQPLLHPERTPCPAGASQEAGPSEVASAPGKTLAGGGPSSPLVPEVGSQELESSVRHYSHMQALKEQVEDTQKQVHALEGQLQQDSQREKEVSGLRAQLEVLRGQLRCQQEQALSRMKSLEKTYCDEERRLELEKAQQQEDGLRKQLEQALQEHRRVIEELKNSCQGFEEILQAKDKELEEEKEKAKAQKEEVVTQMTEVLESELQCIICSELFIKAVTLNCAHSFCLHCIRSWRQRKDECPICRQAISSEARSLVLDNCIDRMVEQLSADMKQRRLELIAQRKGESPHSSNSSPAVEEPPQQPPPRQPAPQQRRPRQRRR, encoded by the exons ATGGAAAGTACCGCAAATTGTatctccccctccacagagGACGAGGACGATGTCGCTGATGATGAAATATGGTGTTTACAACGAGTTGGGAGAGAAACAGATTGGCTCCGTTTATTCGAAAATGCGGAG GTTACCATTGGACGTGGTATGGATGTTACTCATCGGTTATTATCCGTGACATGTCCTCTCATGATATCTAGGAAGCactgtattttcaaacaaaccacCAGTGGTCAATGGACAGTAACTGACAATATG AGTGTAAATGGTGTGTGGGTGAATAAGGAGCGAATACCTGCTGGAGTAGCTCATGTTGTGGAGGAGGGCAACACCATTTGGATTGGGGTGCCCTTGAGTGACTCCCCAGTAGAATATGAATACACGCTGGTTCGCCGGAGCCTGCAGGAGGTGGAAGGCTGCCTGGCCAAGCCACTCTGCCCCGGCATGTACTCTTACAAGGTCATCAAGCACAAAATTGCCAAACGGAAACGTCCCGTGGACGAATCCGAGGTGTGCGCCTCGCCCAGCTCCAAATCGAAGCTGCAACGCAGCTGCGCTTCCAACCAGTCCCCTGCCCAGCGCTCCCCTCTACAGCCCCTGCTGCACCCAGAGAGGACTCCCTGCCCCGCTGGGGCTTCCCAGGAGGCTGGGCCCAGCGAGGTGGCCTCCGCCCCGGGCAAGACTCTTGCAGGGGGTGGCCCAAGCAGCCCCCTGGTCCCGGAGGTGGGCAGCCAGGAGCTGGAGAGCAGCGTGCGGCACTACAGCCATATGCAGGCGCTGAAGGAGCAGGTGGAGGACACGCAGAAGCAGGTGCACGCCCTGGAGGGCCAGCTGCAGCAGGACTcccagagggagaaggaggtgaGCGGGCTGCGCGCCCAGCTGGAGGTGCTCAGGGGCCAGCTGCGCTGCCAGCAGGAGCAGGCCCTCAGCCGCATGAAGAGCCTGGAGAAGACCTATTGcgacgaggagaggagactggAG TTGGAAAAAGCCCAGCAGCAGGAGGACGGATTGCGGAAGCAACTGGAACAAGCTTTACAAGAG CACCGAAGAGTCATTGAAGAACTGAAAAACTCTTGCCAAGGTTTCGAGGAGATTCTACAGGCCAAAGACAAAGAGCTAGAG gaagagaaagagaaagccaaGGCTcagaaggaggaggtggtgaCCCAGATGACTGAAGTGCTGGAGAGCGAACTGCAATGTATCATCTGTTCTGAGCTCTTCATCAAG GCCGTGACTCTGAACTGCGCCCACAGCTTCTGTCTGCACTGCATCCGTTCGTGGCGGCAGCGCAAGGACGAGTGTCCCATCTGTCGGCAGGCCATCAGCTCCGAGGCACGCTCTCTGGTGCTGGACAACTGCATCGACCGCATGGTGGAACAGCTGAGTGCCGACATGAAACAGCGCCGCCTTGAACTCATCGCCCAGAGGAAAGGTGAGAG cCCGCACTCCAGCAACTCCTCCCCGGCGGTCGAAGAACCGCCACAGCAGCCCCCACCACGGCAGCCAGCGCCTCAGCAGCGACGACCCCGACAGCGGCGACGATAG